Proteins from one Mycobacterium sp. SMC-2 genomic window:
- a CDS encoding adenylate/guanylate cyclase domain-containing protein, with protein sequence MSANQSLAKRIGRVLETVTRQSGRLPETPAYGSLLLGRVSESQRRRRIRIQIILTVMILGANVVGIAVALVIVTVAIPQPSVFDDAPWWSTWVVSPAYIALALALGTFVITRRTVDALRWAIEERTPTEEDERNTFLAPWRIAAFDLILWGVGTVVLTTLFGLANTLFIPRFLVAVSICGVLVATGSYLLAEFALRPVAAQALEAGPPPRRLAAGLIGRTMMVWFVGSGLPVLGIAFLASFQIWMRNLSETQFAVGVLIVSMATVIFGSALMWILAWITATPVRVVRAALRRVERGDLQGELVVFDGTELGELQRGFNAMVDGLRERERVRDLFGRHVGREVALAAERERPKLGGEERHVAVVFIDIIGSTKLVTSRPAAEVVQLLNRFFAIVVEEVDRHCGLVNKFEGDATLAVFGAPNRIDRPEDEALAAARSIAERLNDEMSVCEAGIGVAAGQVVAGNVGARERFEYTVIGEPVNEASRLCELAKSHPGRLLATADALKRASENERGRWSLGETVTLRGYERPTRLASPAGAAAPST encoded by the coding sequence ATGTCGGCCAACCAGAGCTTGGCAAAACGCATCGGCCGGGTGCTCGAGACGGTCACTCGTCAGAGCGGCCGGCTACCGGAGACCCCGGCGTACGGCTCCCTGCTGCTGGGACGGGTCTCCGAAAGCCAGCGACGTCGCCGCATCCGCATTCAGATCATCCTGACCGTGATGATCTTGGGTGCCAACGTGGTCGGCATCGCGGTCGCGTTGGTCATCGTGACGGTCGCCATTCCGCAACCGAGCGTGTTCGACGACGCGCCGTGGTGGAGCACCTGGGTGGTTTCACCGGCTTACATCGCTCTGGCGCTGGCGCTGGGCACCTTCGTCATCACCCGCCGAACCGTCGACGCTCTGCGCTGGGCGATCGAGGAGCGCACCCCGACCGAAGAAGACGAGCGCAACACCTTCCTGGCGCCGTGGCGGATCGCGGCCTTCGACCTCATCCTGTGGGGCGTCGGGACCGTGGTGCTGACGACCCTCTTCGGGCTGGCCAACACGCTGTTCATCCCGCGCTTCCTGGTCGCCGTGAGCATCTGCGGCGTCCTGGTCGCCACCGGCAGTTACCTCCTCGCCGAGTTCGCGCTGCGCCCGGTGGCGGCCCAGGCGCTCGAGGCGGGCCCCCCGCCGCGGCGGTTGGCGGCGGGCCTCATAGGCCGGACCATGATGGTCTGGTTCGTCGGCTCGGGCCTGCCCGTCCTCGGCATCGCCTTCCTGGCGAGCTTCCAAATTTGGATGCGGAATCTGAGCGAAACCCAGTTCGCGGTCGGCGTACTGATCGTGTCGATGGCCACGGTGATCTTCGGGAGCGCCTTGATGTGGATCCTGGCCTGGATCACCGCGACTCCGGTGCGCGTGGTCCGCGCGGCGCTACGGCGCGTGGAGCGGGGTGATCTGCAGGGGGAACTCGTCGTTTTCGACGGCACCGAACTCGGGGAGCTGCAACGTGGTTTCAACGCGATGGTCGACGGCCTGCGCGAGCGCGAACGCGTTCGCGACCTCTTCGGCCGACACGTCGGACGCGAGGTCGCCCTGGCCGCGGAACGCGAGCGACCGAAACTGGGCGGCGAAGAACGCCATGTGGCAGTCGTATTCATCGACATCATCGGATCCACCAAGCTGGTGACCAGTCGACCCGCGGCGGAGGTCGTTCAGTTGCTCAACCGATTCTTCGCAATCGTCGTCGAAGAGGTGGACCGACATTGCGGGCTGGTCAACAAGTTCGAGGGCGATGCGACGCTGGCAGTGTTCGGGGCTCCCAATCGTATCGACCGTCCCGAAGACGAGGCGCTGGCCGCCGCGCGCAGCATCGCCGAGCGGCTGAACGATGAAATGTCGGTGTGCGAGGCCGGCATCGGCGTGGCGGCGGGGCAGGTCGTCGCCGGGAACGTCGGTGCGAGGGAGCGTTTCGAGTACACCGTGATCGGCGAGCCGGTCAACGAGGCCTCCCGCCTATGCGAGCTCGCCAAGTCGCATCCGGGGCGACTGCTTGCGACTGCCGATGCGCTGAAGCGTGCGAGCGAGAACGAGCGCGGCCGTTGGTCTTTGGGCGAGACCGTGACCCTGCGGGGATACGAACGCCCTACCCGGCTCGCTTCGCCCGCAGGGGCCGCCGCCCCATCGACCTGA
- a CDS encoding DNA-3-methyladenine glycosylase 2 family protein, protein MHDDFERCYRAVQSKDARFDGWFVTAVLTTRIYCRPSCPVRPPFARNVRFYPTAAAAQRAGFRACKRCRPDASPGSPEWNVRGDVVARTMRLIADGTVDREGVGGLAAHLGYTPRQLERLLRAEVGAGPLALARAQRAQTARLLTETTDLPFGDIAFASGFSSIRQFNDTVRLVFESTPTELRRRATNPSAALKSGAASAGTVCLRLPVRTPFAYEGVFGHLAAGAVPGCEEVREGAYRRSLRLPFGSAVVTLTPAADHVRCVLVLDDFRDLTTAIARCRRLLDLDADPEAVDDALSGDPHLRPVVTKAPGQRIPRTVDEAELAVRAVLGQQVSTKAARTHAGRLASAYGRPVADPDGGLTHTFPSVQQLAEIDPIHLAVPKARQRTLSALVAGLADGSIVLDSGSDWEAARRQLLDVPGVGAWTAEVIAMRGLGDPDAFPATDLGLRLAAKQLGLPTDERALVSRGARWRPWRSYAAQYLWTTLEHPVNQWPPQEVA, encoded by the coding sequence ATGCACGACGACTTCGAACGCTGTTACCGCGCCGTCCAGTCCAAGGACGCCCGGTTCGACGGCTGGTTCGTCACGGCGGTGCTGACCACCCGGATCTACTGCCGGCCCAGCTGCCCGGTGCGGCCGCCGTTCGCTCGCAACGTGAGGTTCTATCCGACGGCCGCCGCCGCTCAGCGGGCGGGCTTCCGCGCATGTAAGCGGTGCCGCCCCGACGCGTCCCCGGGGTCACCCGAATGGAACGTGCGTGGCGACGTGGTTGCGCGGACGATGCGGCTCATCGCCGACGGCACCGTGGACCGCGAAGGCGTCGGCGGCCTGGCGGCCCACCTCGGCTACACCCCCCGCCAGCTGGAGCGGCTGTTGCGGGCCGAGGTCGGCGCCGGCCCTCTCGCGCTGGCCCGCGCCCAACGAGCGCAGACCGCCCGCCTGCTCACGGAGACCACCGACCTGCCGTTCGGGGACATCGCGTTCGCATCAGGCTTTTCCAGCATTCGCCAGTTCAACGACACCGTGCGCTTGGTATTCGAAAGCACGCCGACGGAGTTGCGCCGCCGCGCGACGAACCCGTCCGCGGCCCTCAAATCCGGAGCCGCGTCGGCTGGCACGGTTTGCCTTCGCTTGCCGGTACGCACCCCGTTCGCCTATGAGGGCGTGTTCGGTCACCTGGCCGCCGGTGCAGTGCCCGGCTGCGAGGAGGTTCGCGAGGGTGCGTACCGGCGGAGCCTGCGCCTCCCGTTCGGCAGCGCCGTCGTCACCCTCACGCCTGCCGCCGATCACGTACGCTGCGTGCTGGTGCTCGACGACTTTCGTGACCTGACGACGGCGATCGCCCGCTGCCGGCGGCTGCTGGATCTCGACGCCGATCCCGAAGCGGTGGACGACGCGCTGTCCGGCGACCCGCACCTGCGTCCCGTGGTGACAAAGGCGCCCGGACAACGCATTCCGCGCACCGTCGACGAGGCCGAACTCGCCGTGCGCGCCGTACTGGGCCAACAGGTGTCGACCAAGGCGGCCAGAACCCACGCGGGTCGCCTGGCCTCGGCCTACGGGCGGCCGGTCGCAGACCCGGACGGCGGGCTGACCCATACCTTCCCGTCGGTGCAACAGCTTGCGGAGATCGACCCCATCCACCTGGCGGTCCCCAAGGCCCGGCAACGGACCCTGAGCGCATTGGTGGCGGGCCTTGCCGACGGCAGTATCGTCCTCGACAGCGGAAGCGACTGGGAAGCCGCCCGCCGGCAATTGCTGGACGTGCCCGGCGTAGGCGCGTGGACCGCGGAGGTGATCGCAATGCGCGGCCTTGGCGACCCGGATGCCTTCCCCGCCACGGACCTTGGCCTTCGCCTGGCCGCCAAGCAGCTGGGCTTACCGACCGACGAGCGGGCCCTGGTCAGCCGTGGCGCCCGATGGCGCCCCTGGCGCTCCTACGCCGCCCAATACCTATGGACCACCCTCGAGCATCCGGTTAACCAATGGCCACCACAGGAGGTCGCATGA
- a CDS encoding alpha-1,4-glucan--maltose-1-phosphate maltosyltransferase has protein sequence MRSENADRGGAGASERSVVPGRVEIDNVQPVVSCGAYPAKAVVGEIIPVSAAVWREGHDAVAATLVVRYLGPRYPQATETRRIKAVQAPVKPATAVDGGVDQQRIKPVLLPMTVGLEPYVFHGQFTPDRVGLWTFRVDGWGDPIHSWRHGVVAKLDAGQGEKELSNDLLVGAALFERAATGVPRARRDPLLAAAAALRKPGDPLTRTALALAPEIDEILAEYPLRDLLTRGDQYGVWVDRPLARFGSWYEMFPRSTGGWDAEGKPVHGTFATAAAQLPRIAAMGFDVVYLPPIHPIGKVHRKGRNNSPTAAPGDVGSPWAIGSDEGGHDAIHPDLGTIEDFDAFVAAARELGMEVSLDLALQCAPDHPWAREHREWFTELPDGTIAYAENPPKKYQDIYPLNFDNDPAGLYDEVLRVVRHWMDHGIKFFRVDNPHTKPPNFWAWLIAQAKSIDPDVLFLSEAFTPPARQYGLAKLGFTQSYSYFTWRTAKWELTEFGNDIAALADFRRPNLFVNTPDILHAVLQHDGPGMFAIRAVLAATLGPAWGVYSGYELFEHRALREGSEEYLDSEKYELRPRDFAGALAEGRSLEPFITLLNSIRRLHPALQQLRTIHFHAVDNDALLAYSKFDPATGDCVLVVVTLNAFGSEEATLFLDMAALGMEPYERFWVRDEITGQEFQWGQANYVRIDPARAVAHVINMPLIPHESRMTLLRRR, from the coding sequence ATGCGGTCCGAGAATGCGGACCGAGGAGGAGCTGGCGCATCGGAACGGAGTGTTGTGCCTGGTCGTGTCGAGATCGATAACGTCCAACCCGTCGTTTCCTGCGGCGCGTATCCCGCCAAGGCCGTGGTCGGCGAGATCATCCCGGTCAGCGCGGCGGTATGGCGGGAAGGCCACGATGCCGTCGCCGCGACCCTGGTCGTGCGCTACCTCGGGCCGCGTTATCCGCAGGCAACGGAAACCCGCCGGATCAAAGCGGTTCAGGCTCCGGTGAAACCCGCAACCGCAGTCGACGGCGGTGTGGACCAGCAACGGATCAAGCCGGTGCTACTGCCGATGACGGTGGGCCTCGAGCCGTATGTCTTCCATGGGCAATTCACGCCCGACCGGGTCGGGCTGTGGACCTTCAGGGTCGACGGTTGGGGCGACCCGATCCACTCCTGGCGGCATGGCGTGGTCGCCAAGCTCGATGCCGGCCAGGGCGAGAAGGAGTTGTCCAACGACCTCCTGGTCGGCGCCGCGCTGTTCGAGCGCGCCGCCACGGGCGTGCCGCGCGCACGGCGCGACCCGCTGCTGGCGGCCGCCGCCGCGTTGCGAAAGCCCGGGGACCCCCTCACCCGCACCGCGTTGGCCCTCGCACCCGAAATCGACGAGATCCTGGCTGAGTATCCGTTGCGCGATCTGCTCACGCGCGGCGATCAGTACGGAGTCTGGGTGGATCGGCCGCTGGCGCGCTTCGGTTCCTGGTATGAGATGTTTCCCCGCTCGACCGGCGGGTGGGACGCCGAGGGTAAACCCGTGCACGGCACGTTCGCCACGGCTGCCGCCCAGCTTCCGCGCATCGCGGCAATGGGGTTCGATGTCGTCTACCTGCCGCCGATTCACCCGATCGGCAAGGTACACCGCAAGGGCCGCAACAACTCTCCCACCGCCGCCCCCGGGGATGTGGGTTCGCCGTGGGCCATCGGCAGTGACGAGGGCGGCCACGACGCCATCCACCCGGACCTGGGCACCATCGAGGATTTCGACGCCTTCGTCGCCGCGGCGCGCGAGCTGGGCATGGAGGTGTCGTTGGACCTGGCGTTGCAGTGCGCGCCCGACCATCCGTGGGCGCGCGAGCACCGCGAGTGGTTCACCGAACTGCCCGACGGCACCATCGCGTATGCGGAAAACCCGCCCAAGAAATACCAGGACATCTATCCGCTCAACTTCGACAACGACCCGGCGGGACTCTACGACGAGGTGCTGCGCGTCGTCCGGCACTGGATGGACCACGGCATCAAGTTCTTTCGGGTGGACAACCCGCACACCAAGCCGCCCAACTTCTGGGCGTGGCTGATCGCCCAGGCAAAAAGCATCGACCCCGATGTGCTCTTCCTCTCGGAGGCCTTCACGCCCCCGGCCCGGCAGTACGGCCTGGCCAAGCTCGGGTTCACGCAGTCCTACAGCTATTTCACGTGGCGCACGGCGAAGTGGGAACTGACCGAGTTCGGCAACGACATCGCCGCCCTCGCCGACTTCCGTCGGCCGAACCTGTTTGTGAACACGCCCGACATCCTGCACGCCGTCCTGCAGCACGACGGCCCCGGGATGTTCGCCATCCGCGCGGTGCTGGCCGCGACGTTGGGCCCGGCATGGGGCGTGTACTCGGGCTATGAGCTGTTCGAGCACCGCGCGTTGCGGGAGGGCAGCGAGGAGTATCTGGACTCCGAAAAGTATGAACTGCGGCCGCGTGATTTCGCGGGCGCGCTGGCCGAAGGACGCTCGCTCGAGCCGTTCATCACGCTGCTCAACTCGATTCGCCGGCTGCATCCCGCCCTGCAGCAGTTGCGCACCATCCATTTCCACGCCGTGGACAACGATGCGCTGCTGGCCTACAGCAAGTTCGACCCCGCGACCGGCGACTGTGTGTTGGTGGTGGTGACGCTCAACGCGTTCGGCTCCGAGGAAGCCACGCTGTTTTTGGATATGGCGGCTTTGGGTATGGAGCCCTATGAGCGGTTCTGGGTGCGCGACGAAATCACCGGCCAGGAATTCCAATGGGGGCAGGCAAATTACGTTCGTATCGACCCTGCGCGGGCGGTCGCGCACGTCATCAACATGCCACTCATACCGCATGAGTCCCGAATGACGTTGCTGCGCAGGCGGTAA
- the glgB gene encoding 1,4-alpha-glucan branching protein GlgB codes for MSQADQLARTHLVPDPADLSRLLAGTHYNPHGILGAHEYADHTVIRAFRPHAVEVVALVGEDRFPLEHIESGLFATALPFTDLIDYRLEVRYEGSDPYTVADAYRFLPTLGEVDLFLFGEGRHERLWEVLGAHPRSFTTADGVVHGVSFAVWAPNAKGVSLIGEFNGWTGSDAPMRSLGSSGVWELFWPDFPVGGLYKFRVHGADGVVTERADPMAFATEVPPHTASRVTHSEYTWQDAAWMEQRAHRNPVFEPMSTYEVHLGSWRPGLGYRQLAEELTNYVVEHGFTHVELLPVAEHPFAGSWGYQVTSYYAPTSRFGTPDEFRALVDALHRAGVGVIVDWVPAHFPKDAWALGRFDGTALYEHSDPKRGEQLDWGTYVFDFGRNEVRNFLVANALYWLEEYHVDGLRVDAVASMLYLDYSRPEGGWTPNIYGGRENLEAVQFLQEMNATAHKAAPGIVTIAEESTSWPGVTRPTNLGGLGFSMKWNMGWMHDTLDYISRDPIYRSYHHGEMTFSMLYAFSENYVLPISHDEVVHGKGTLWGRMPGNNHVKASGLRSLLAYQWAHPGKQLLFMGQEFGQRAEWSEERGLDWWQLDEQGFSNGVLRLVRDINAIYRSHPALWSQDTIPDGYSWIDANDSANNVLSFLRYGSDGSVMACVFNFAGNEHSGYRLGLPSAGRWREVLNTDATDYNGSGIGNMGGVEATEEPWHGRPASAVLVLPPNSALWLEPEQPSPRTSTLSPRTSTCC; via the coding sequence ATGAGCCAAGCCGACCAACTCGCCAGGACACACCTGGTGCCCGACCCGGCCGACCTATCGCGCCTGCTGGCCGGCACGCACTACAACCCGCACGGCATTCTGGGGGCCCACGAGTACGCCGACCACACCGTCATCCGGGCGTTCCGCCCGCATGCCGTCGAGGTGGTCGCGCTCGTCGGCGAGGACCGGTTCCCGCTGGAGCACATCGAGTCCGGCCTGTTCGCGACGGCGTTGCCGTTCACCGACCTGATCGACTACCGGCTAGAGGTGCGATACGAGGGCTCCGACCCGTACACCGTCGCCGACGCGTACCGCTTTCTGCCCACCCTGGGCGAGGTAGACCTCTTCCTGTTCGGCGAGGGTCGTCATGAGCGGCTCTGGGAAGTCCTTGGCGCACATCCCCGCTCGTTCACCACGGCCGACGGTGTCGTCCACGGGGTGTCGTTCGCAGTGTGGGCGCCCAACGCCAAGGGCGTCAGCCTGATCGGTGAGTTCAACGGCTGGACGGGCAGCGACGCTCCGATGCGGTCGCTCGGTTCCTCGGGGGTGTGGGAGCTGTTCTGGCCCGACTTTCCCGTAGGCGGCCTGTACAAGTTCCGCGTGCACGGCGCCGACGGCGTGGTGACCGAGCGGGCCGACCCCATGGCCTTCGCCACCGAGGTGCCGCCGCACACCGCCTCCCGCGTGACGCACAGCGAATACACCTGGCAGGATGCCGCGTGGATGGAACAGCGCGCCCACCGCAATCCGGTCTTCGAGCCGATGAGCACCTACGAGGTGCACCTCGGCTCGTGGCGCCCCGGGCTGGGCTATCGGCAGCTTGCCGAAGAACTGACGAATTACGTGGTCGAGCATGGATTCACTCACGTCGAGCTGCTGCCCGTCGCCGAGCACCCGTTCGCCGGATCGTGGGGCTACCAGGTGACGTCTTACTACGCGCCGACGTCGCGATTCGGCACGCCCGACGAATTCCGGGCGCTGGTCGACGCGCTGCACCGTGCCGGCGTCGGCGTCATCGTGGACTGGGTGCCCGCGCACTTTCCGAAGGACGCCTGGGCGCTGGGACGGTTCGACGGCACCGCGCTCTACGAGCACTCCGACCCCAAGCGCGGCGAGCAACTCGACTGGGGCACTTACGTGTTCGACTTCGGCCGCAACGAGGTGCGCAACTTCCTGGTGGCCAACGCGCTGTATTGGCTAGAGGAGTACCACGTCGACGGGCTGCGGGTGGACGCGGTTGCTTCCATGCTGTACCTGGACTACTCGCGCCCCGAGGGCGGCTGGACGCCGAACATCTACGGCGGCCGGGAGAACCTGGAGGCCGTGCAGTTCCTGCAGGAGATGAACGCGACGGCGCACAAGGCCGCCCCCGGCATCGTCACGATCGCCGAGGAGTCGACGTCGTGGCCAGGCGTGACCCGCCCGACAAACCTTGGTGGCCTGGGCTTTTCGATGAAGTGGAACATGGGCTGGATGCACGACACGCTCGACTACATCAGCCGTGACCCGATCTACCGCAGCTACCACCATGGCGAGATGACGTTCTCGATGCTGTACGCATTCAGCGAGAACTACGTCCTGCCGATCAGCCACGACGAGGTGGTGCACGGCAAGGGCACGCTGTGGGGGCGGATGCCGGGCAACAACCACGTCAAGGCCTCCGGGCTGCGCAGCCTGCTGGCCTATCAGTGGGCGCATCCCGGCAAGCAATTGCTGTTCATGGGGCAGGAATTCGGCCAGCGTGCCGAGTGGTCCGAGGAACGCGGCCTGGACTGGTGGCAGCTCGACGAGCAGGGCTTCTCGAACGGCGTCCTGCGGCTGGTGCGCGACATCAACGCCATCTACCGCAGCCACCCTGCGCTGTGGAGTCAGGACACCATCCCCGACGGCTACTCCTGGATCGACGCCAACGACTCGGCCAACAACGTGTTGAGCTTCCTGCGTTACGGCAGCGACGGCTCCGTCATGGCCTGCGTGTTCAACTTCGCCGGCAATGAGCACAGCGGCTACCGGCTGGGCCTGCCGTCGGCCGGGCGTTGGCGTGAGGTGCTCAACACCGATGCCACCGACTACAACGGCTCCGGTATCGGCAACATGGGCGGCGTCGAGGCCACCGAGGAACCGTGGCATGGCCGACCGGCCTCGGCGGTGCTGGTGCTGCCGCCCAACTCAGCGCTGTGGCTGGAGCCCGAGCAGCCCTCGCCACGAACGTCCACGCTCTCACCGCGAACGTCGACTTGTTGTTGA
- the nucS gene encoding endonuclease NucS produces MRLVIAQCTVDYVGRLTAHLPSARRLLLFKADGSVSVHADDRAYKPLNWMSPPCWLTEEPGDQAPVWVVQNKAGEQLRITVEDVEHDSSHDLGVDPGLVKDGVEAHLQALLAEHVQLLGEGYTLVRREYMTAIGPVDLLCRDEQGGSVAVEIKRRGEIDGVEQLTRYLELLNRDSVLAPVKGVFAAQQIKPQARTLATDRGIRCITLDYDKMRGMDSDEYRLF; encoded by the coding sequence GTGCGTCTAGTGATTGCCCAGTGCACCGTCGATTACGTCGGCCGGCTCACCGCGCATCTTCCCTCGGCCCGCAGGCTGCTGCTGTTCAAGGCCGACGGATCGGTGAGCGTGCATGCCGATGACCGCGCCTACAAGCCGCTGAACTGGATGAGCCCGCCGTGCTGGCTGACCGAGGAGCCGGGTGATCAGGCGCCCGTCTGGGTGGTGCAGAACAAGGCCGGCGAACAGCTGCGCATCACCGTCGAGGACGTCGAGCACGACTCCAGTCACGATCTGGGTGTGGACCCCGGGCTGGTCAAGGACGGCGTCGAAGCCCACCTGCAGGCGTTGCTCGCCGAGCACGTGCAACTGCTGGGCGAGGGTTACACGCTGGTTCGGCGCGAGTACATGACCGCTATCGGGCCCGTCGACCTGCTCTGCCGTGACGAGCAGGGCGGTTCGGTCGCCGTGGAGATCAAGCGGCGCGGCGAGATCGACGGCGTCGAACAGCTGACCCGCTACCTCGAGTTGCTCAATCGCGACAGTGTGCTTGCGCCGGTGAAGGGGGTGTTCGCCGCCCAGCAGATCAAGCCGCAAGCGCGCACACTGGCCACAGATCGCGGGATCCGTTGCATCACACTGGATTACGACAAAATGCGCGGGATGGACAGCGACGAATACCGGCTGTTCTGA
- a CDS encoding tetratricopeptide repeat protein — protein sequence MTRPRPSIGPAMAGAVDLSGLKQRAQQPPPGAGATSAAEGAPGVTAITEANFEAEVLLRSEEVPIVVVLWSPRSDACVQLVDILSGLAAEDNGKWSLGTVNVDVAPRVAQIFGVDAVPTVVALAAGQPISSFQGMQPPEQLRGWLDQILSATAGKLRGPGNSAGADEVDPELAAAREQLEAGNFEAARGSYQAILDANPGSAEAKGAIRQIDFLMRATAHSPDAIAAADAAPGDIDAAFAAADVQILNQDVSAAFERLTALVRSTSGDERTRVRTRLIELFELFDPADPEVVAGRRNLANALY from the coding sequence GTGACGCGTCCGCGACCCTCGATCGGCCCCGCGATGGCTGGTGCTGTCGACTTGTCCGGCCTCAAGCAGCGGGCCCAGCAGCCGCCGCCGGGAGCTGGCGCCACGTCGGCCGCCGAGGGCGCTCCCGGCGTCACTGCGATCACCGAGGCCAATTTCGAGGCCGAAGTTCTGCTCCGGTCCGAGGAAGTGCCCATTGTGGTGGTGTTGTGGTCACCGCGCAGCGACGCGTGTGTCCAGCTCGTCGACATCCTGTCCGGCCTGGCCGCCGAGGACAACGGCAAGTGGTCGCTGGGGACCGTCAACGTCGACGTGGCACCCAGGGTGGCCCAGATATTCGGCGTCGATGCGGTGCCGACCGTCGTCGCTCTGGCCGCCGGGCAGCCGATTTCGAGTTTCCAGGGCATGCAGCCGCCCGAACAACTGCGGGGCTGGTTGGATCAGATTCTTTCGGCGACGGCCGGGAAACTCAGGGGCCCAGGCAATTCCGCGGGTGCCGACGAGGTCGACCCCGAGCTGGCGGCGGCCCGCGAACAGCTGGAGGCCGGCAACTTCGAGGCCGCCAGAGGGTCGTATCAGGCGATACTGGACGCCAATCCGGGCAGTGCCGAGGCAAAGGGCGCGATCCGGCAGATCGACTTTCTCATGCGCGCAACCGCCCATTCACCGGACGCAATCGCCGCCGCCGACGCGGCGCCGGGCGACATCGATGCGGCGTTCGCGGCCGCCGACGTCCAAATCCTCAATCAGGACGTGAGTGCGGCGTTTGAGCGCCTAACCGCTTTGGTGCGCAGCACATCCGGGGACGAGCGCACCCGCGTACGCACCCGGTTGATCGAGCTTTTCGAACTCTTCGATCCCGCCGATCCCGAGGTCGTCGCCGGACGGCGGAACCTGGCCAACGCGCTCTACTGA
- a CDS encoding acetyl-CoA C-acetyltransferase, with amino-acid sequence MTTSVIVAGARTPIGKLMGSLKDFSASDLGAIAIAGALEKANVPASAVEYVIMGQVLTAGAGQMPARQAAVAAGIGWDVPALTINKMCLSGIDAIALADQLIRAGEFDVVVAGGQESMTKAPHLLMDSRAGYKYGDVTVLDHMAYDGLRDVFTDQPMGALTEQRNDMDKFTRQEQDEFAARSHQKAAAAWKDGAFADEVVPVNIPQRKGDPLQFTEDEGIRANTTAESLAGLKPAFRRDGTITAGSASQISDGAAAVVVMNKAKAEELGLSWLAEIGAHGVVAGPDSSLQSQPANAIKKALGREGISVDQLDVVEINEAFAAVALASTRELGVDPEIVNVNGGAIAVGHPIGMSGARITLHVALELARRGSGYGVAALCGAGGQGDALILRAK; translated from the coding sequence ATGACGACGTCGGTAATCGTTGCCGGAGCCCGGACGCCGATCGGCAAGTTGATGGGTTCGCTGAAGGATTTCTCGGCCAGCGATCTGGGTGCCATCGCGATTGCCGGCGCACTGGAGAAGGCCAATGTCCCCGCTTCGGCGGTCGAGTACGTGATCATGGGCCAGGTGTTGACGGCCGGTGCCGGCCAGATGCCCGCGCGCCAGGCGGCCGTAGCGGCCGGCATTGGCTGGGACGTCCCGGCGCTGACCATCAACAAGATGTGCCTGTCCGGCATCGATGCCATCGCGCTTGCTGACCAGCTGATTCGCGCCGGCGAGTTCGACGTGGTGGTGGCCGGTGGTCAGGAGTCCATGACCAAGGCGCCTCATTTGCTGATGGACAGCCGGGCGGGCTACAAGTACGGCGACGTGACGGTCCTGGACCACATGGCCTACGACGGCCTACGCGACGTGTTCACCGACCAACCCATGGGCGCGCTCACCGAGCAGCGCAACGACATGGACAAGTTCACCCGCCAGGAGCAGGACGAGTTCGCTGCGCGGTCGCATCAGAAGGCGGCCGCGGCGTGGAAGGACGGCGCCTTCGCCGACGAGGTCGTGCCGGTCAATATCCCGCAGCGCAAGGGTGATCCGCTGCAGTTCACCGAGGATGAGGGGATTCGCGCCAACACCACCGCGGAGTCCCTGGCCGGCCTCAAACCGGCTTTCCGCCGCGACGGCACCATCACCGCCGGCTCGGCGTCGCAGATCTCCGACGGGGCGGCGGCCGTCGTGGTGATGAACAAGGCCAAGGCCGAGGAGCTGGGCTTGAGCTGGCTGGCCGAAATCGGTGCGCACGGCGTCGTGGCCGGACCGGACTCCTCCCTGCAATCGCAGCCGGCCAACGCGATCAAGAAGGCGCTCGGGCGCGAGGGCATCTCCGTCGACCAGCTCGACGTGGTGGAAATCAACGAGGCGTTCGCGGCGGTCGCGCTGGCCTCGACCCGCGAACTCGGCGTGGATCCCGAGATCGTCAACGTCAACGGGGGTGCGATCGCCGTCGGGCATCCGATCGGGATGTCGGGCGCGCGGATCACGCTGCATGTGGCCCTGGAGCTGGCCCGCCGCGGGTCCGGCTACGGCGTTGCGGCCCTGTGCGGCGCGGGTGGGCAGGGCGACGCGTTGATCCTGCGGGCAAAGTAA
- the mce gene encoding methylmalonyl-CoA epimerase, whose translation MMTTDQVDARQFLATALVTAIDHVGIAVADLDAAIAWYRDHLGMILVHEEVNSDQGIREAMLAVRGAPAGTAQIQLMAPIDDSSTIAKFLDKRGPGIQQMAVRVSDLDSVIEHLRSQGIRLVYEAPRRGTANSRINFIHPKDAGGVLIELVEPAA comes from the coding sequence GTGATGACGACCGATCAAGTTGACGCCCGTCAGTTCCTGGCCACCGCGCTGGTGACGGCGATCGATCACGTCGGCATCGCAGTCGCCGACCTGGACGCGGCAATCGCCTGGTACCGCGACCACCTCGGAATGATCCTGGTGCACGAGGAAGTCAACTCCGACCAGGGAATCCGCGAAGCCATGCTGGCTGTGCGCGGGGCCCCGGCCGGCACCGCACAGATCCAGTTGATGGCCCCGATCGACGACTCCTCGACCATCGCCAAGTTCCTCGACAAGCGCGGGCCCGGCATCCAGCAGATGGCGGTTCGGGTGAGCGACCTGGACAGCGTGATCGAGCACTTGCGCTCGCAGGGCATCCGGCTCGTTTACGAGGCCCCGCGCCGCGGCACGGCAAACTCGCGGATCAACTTCATCCACCCCAAGGACGCCGGCGGCGTTCTCATCGAGCTGGTCGAACCGGCCGCCTGA